Proteins from a single region of Geothrix sp. PMB-07:
- the murF gene encoding UDP-N-acetylmuramoyl-tripeptide--D-alanyl-D-alanine ligase, with product MSQWSLFQIASHLGGEILGEGSVMPSALSLDTRTLVPGACFVALRAERDGHEFAAQAVEKGAAALLVDHPLPLECPQLVVPDTLVALQHWGQARLEAVRPKVVFGVTGSVGKTSTKELLAAAVGGWQTPGNRNNTLGLPEALATLPEGLGAAVLEMGMSTPGEIRRLTEIAPLDAGLITLVGTAHIENFANGQEGVAAAKGELVAGLNRGGLWAHLATDAWCRWIAEQPWAQHARALPVGEGQAFGWEAVESLGAAGGAFHLRTPSGPLPIRLQLPGEHQIRNAALAAALAIALGFDAERVARGLGTVTPEPGRGRLHNLSKGGCLLDETYNASVDSILACARALLQLPGGEAVAVLGSMRELGSEAARLHRETGAALKVLGLSRLWVYGEFAEELAEGFGQRAQAFPDFESLRDDAAGLSAIPPGARILVKGSRFWRAERAVEWLLAR from the coding sequence ATGAGCCAGTGGTCTCTGTTCCAGATCGCCTCCCATCTGGGGGGGGAGATCCTGGGTGAGGGTTCCGTGATGCCCAGCGCGCTCTCGCTGGACACGCGGACCCTCGTTCCCGGTGCCTGTTTCGTGGCCCTCCGGGCCGAGCGGGATGGCCATGAGTTCGCCGCCCAGGCCGTGGAGAAGGGCGCCGCCGCGCTGCTGGTGGACCATCCCCTGCCGTTGGAATGTCCGCAGCTGGTGGTGCCGGACACGCTGGTCGCGCTGCAGCATTGGGGCCAGGCGCGCCTGGAGGCGGTGCGGCCCAAGGTGGTGTTCGGCGTCACGGGGAGTGTCGGGAAGACCAGCACCAAGGAGTTGCTGGCCGCGGCCGTGGGCGGCTGGCAAACACCGGGCAACCGCAACAACACGCTGGGCCTGCCCGAGGCCCTGGCCACCCTGCCCGAGGGCCTTGGCGCCGCGGTGCTGGAAATGGGCATGAGCACGCCAGGGGAGATTCGACGGCTCACGGAAATCGCGCCGCTGGATGCGGGCTTGATCACCTTGGTGGGCACGGCGCACATCGAGAACTTCGCCAACGGGCAGGAGGGTGTCGCCGCGGCCAAGGGTGAGCTGGTGGCGGGCCTGAATCGGGGTGGCCTCTGGGCCCACCTGGCCACGGATGCCTGGTGCCGCTGGATCGCCGAACAGCCCTGGGCCCAGCATGCGCGAGCCCTTCCCGTGGGAGAGGGCCAGGCCTTTGGCTGGGAGGCGGTCGAATCCCTGGGAGCGGCAGGCGGGGCCTTCCACCTGCGAACCCCTTCGGGCCCGCTGCCCATCCGCCTCCAGCTCCCCGGGGAACATCAGATTCGCAACGCGGCCCTGGCTGCTGCCCTGGCCATCGCGTTGGGCTTTGACGCAGAGCGGGTGGCACGGGGCCTGGGCACCGTGACGCCAGAGCCGGGCCGAGGCCGCCTCCACAACCTTTCCAAGGGCGGCTGCCTCCTGGATGAAACCTACAACGCCAGCGTGGATTCGATTCTGGCCTGCGCCCGGGCCCTGCTGCAGCTGCCCGGCGGCGAGGCGGTGGCCGTGCTGGGCTCCATGCGGGAACTGGGGAGCGAAGCCGCGCGCCTCCACCGGGAGACAGGTGCGGCCCTCAAGGTCCTCGGCTTATCGAGGCTCTGGGTCTATGGAGAATTCGCTGAAGAGCTGGCGGAGGGCTTCGGCCAGCGGGCCCAGGCCTTTCCGGATTTCGAGTCCCTGCGCGACGATGCAGCTGGGCTCTCCGCAATTCCGCCCGGAGCCCGTATCCTGGTGAAGGGAAGCCGATTCTGGCGCGCCGAACGCGCCGTGGAATGGCTTCTCGCCCGCTGA
- the mraY gene encoding phospho-N-acetylmuramoyl-pentapeptide-transferase, producing the protein MLPWLLFPYRDLVPGFSVFRYVTFRTAMAAATAMVLSLLLGPWVIRTLTALKMGQHIRDVGPENHQKKAGTPTMGGILVLLVITVSTLLWCDLKSGAIWVALLALVGFGTVGAFDDAQKLLKKQNLGLTSWQKMALLTGISLLVAWLILHFGLRGSATSQLSVPFFKNFRPNVGIFLIPWIWLVMVGTSNAVNLTDGLDGLAIGGTLIVSLTFAILAYIVGHAKIAAYLVVPHVPGGAELSVFMGAMAGACLGFLWYNAHPAEVFMGDTGSLALGGALGTVAVVIKQELLLVIAGGLFVLEAVSVILQVGSFKLRGGKRIFRMAPFHHHLELGGLQETKVVIRMWITAIVCSILALSSLKLR; encoded by the coding sequence ATGCTGCCTTGGCTTCTCTTTCCCTACCGCGACCTCGTCCCGGGCTTTTCCGTCTTCCGCTACGTGACCTTCCGCACGGCCATGGCCGCGGCCACGGCCATGGTGCTCAGCCTGCTGCTGGGACCCTGGGTGATCCGCACCCTGACGGCCCTGAAAATGGGCCAGCACATCCGGGACGTGGGCCCGGAGAACCACCAGAAGAAGGCGGGCACGCCCACCATGGGCGGCATCCTGGTGCTGCTGGTGATCACGGTTTCGACGCTGCTGTGGTGTGATCTGAAGAGTGGCGCCATTTGGGTGGCGCTCTTGGCGCTGGTGGGATTCGGCACGGTCGGCGCCTTTGACGATGCGCAGAAGCTGCTCAAGAAGCAGAACCTGGGCCTCACCAGCTGGCAGAAGATGGCGCTGCTCACGGGCATCTCGCTGCTGGTGGCCTGGCTCATCCTGCATTTCGGTCTCCGGGGTTCGGCCACGAGCCAGCTCTCGGTGCCCTTTTTCAAGAACTTCCGGCCCAACGTGGGCATCTTCCTCATCCCCTGGATCTGGCTGGTGATGGTGGGCACCAGCAATGCCGTGAATCTCACGGATGGCCTGGATGGCCTTGCCATTGGCGGCACGCTCATCGTGTCGCTCACCTTCGCCATCCTGGCCTACATCGTGGGCCACGCGAAAATTGCGGCATACCTGGTGGTGCCGCATGTGCCTGGCGGTGCCGAACTGTCCGTGTTCATGGGGGCCATGGCCGGGGCCTGCCTGGGCTTCCTGTGGTACAACGCCCATCCGGCGGAAGTGTTCATGGGCGACACGGGTTCACTGGCCCTGGGTGGCGCGCTGGGTACGGTGGCGGTGGTGATCAAGCAGGAGCTGCTGCTGGTCATCGCGGGGGGGCTCTTCGTGCTGGAGGCCGTGAGCGTCATTTTGCAGGTGGGCAGCTTCAAGCTGCGCGGCGGCAAGCGCATCTTCCGCATGGCCCCCTTCCACCATCACCTGGAGCTGGGCGGCCTGCAGGAAACCAAGGTCGTCATCCGCATGTGGATCACGGCCATCGTGTGCTCCATCCTGGCGCTCAGCTCTCTGAAGCTGCGATAG
- the murD gene encoding UDP-N-acetylmuramoyl-L-alanine--D-glutamate ligase, which translates to MRTVVMGAGRSGLAAARHLAKRGQAVLITDKRPDPGPVLEAELTLAGIPGVWGDHPFVLLEDCEEMILSPGISRRVPFVAAAIEQGIPVIGEVELAHRVLRERADGSRVLAVTGTNGKSTTTDLVAHLLNASGIPSVACGNLGTPMIEAVEAAAPATVFVVELSSYQLESTRAFHAEGAAFLNLTPDHLARHGTMEVYRQTKLRIFEGQDAADLRVVPAAHPEWWEDAPGSARTARFGWSECEAWCDASGLLHLHGEPLISRTELLIPGDHNVENALVACLLASHMGASHASLREGLKSYPGLAHRIAFCGEKDGVKAYNDSKGTNVDATLTAIRALPGPLVLLLGGTDKGASYQPLREALVGKLRRLIFLGEAIPQLKRDLADLPHEVVPGFDDAVRAAFSSAQPGDQVLLSPACASFDQFDNFEQRGDRFEMLAKTWCQPSTLA; encoded by the coding sequence ATGCGCACCGTGGTCATGGGAGCGGGACGGTCTGGATTGGCGGCGGCGCGCCATCTGGCGAAGCGTGGACAGGCGGTGCTGATCACGGATAAGCGCCCGGATCCCGGGCCTGTCCTGGAGGCTGAACTGACCCTCGCAGGCATCCCAGGTGTATGGGGAGATCATCCCTTCGTACTATTGGAAGACTGCGAGGAGATGATCCTCAGCCCTGGCATTTCCCGCCGGGTGCCTTTCGTGGCTGCAGCCATCGAGCAAGGCATTCCCGTGATTGGCGAAGTGGAACTGGCCCATCGGGTGCTGCGGGAACGTGCTGACGGCAGCCGCGTGCTCGCCGTGACGGGTACCAATGGGAAGAGCACCACCACGGATCTGGTGGCACACCTGCTCAATGCCTCGGGCATCCCGTCTGTCGCGTGCGGCAACCTGGGCACGCCGATGATCGAGGCGGTGGAAGCGGCCGCGCCAGCCACGGTGTTCGTGGTGGAGCTGAGCAGCTACCAGCTGGAATCCACGCGAGCCTTTCACGCGGAAGGCGCAGCCTTTCTCAACCTCACGCCGGATCACCTCGCCCGCCACGGCACCATGGAGGTGTATCGCCAAACCAAGTTGCGCATCTTCGAAGGGCAGGACGCCGCGGACCTCCGGGTGGTTCCAGCGGCGCATCCGGAATGGTGGGAAGATGCCCCGGGATCCGCGAGGACAGCTCGTTTCGGCTGGTCGGAATGCGAGGCGTGGTGCGATGCTTCGGGCCTCCTCCACCTGCATGGCGAGCCGCTGATTTCCAGGACGGAGCTGCTCATTCCCGGCGATCACAACGTGGAAAACGCCCTGGTCGCATGCCTGTTGGCGAGCCACATGGGCGCATCGCACGCAAGTCTGCGTGAGGGATTGAAGAGCTATCCGGGCCTCGCCCATCGCATCGCCTTTTGCGGCGAGAAGGACGGCGTGAAGGCCTACAACGATTCCAAAGGCACCAACGTGGATGCCACGCTGACGGCCATCCGTGCCCTTCCAGGGCCCCTGGTGCTGCTGCTGGGTGGCACCGACAAGGGAGCCAGTTACCAACCCCTGCGCGAGGCCCTTGTCGGCAAACTGCGTCGCCTGATTTTCCTGGGAGAGGCCATTCCTCAACTCAAAAGGGACCTGGCGGATCTGCCTCATGAGGTGGTGCCCGGCTTTGATGACGCGGTTCGCGCCGCCTTCAGCTCGGCGCAGCCCGGTGACCAGGTGCTGCTCAGTCCAGCCTGTGCCAGCTTTGATCAGTTCGATAATTTTGAACAGCGCGGAGACCGGTTTGAGATGCTGGCCAAAACGTGGTGCCAGCCCTCGACGCTGGCCTGA
- a CDS encoding EAL domain-containing protein → MPKGILESMLSGEGIIVPHVQPMYRLSDNRLMAREYLARHIDADGRAHAVGPLLQDPALSPTDRLLLDLKFLESTFQTLTRTGDASYLHFVNLEPVSLEAPGFWESLPRWLEALPFAAERVVMEFTESQGVHDLEALQGYANRLRDLGLQVAVDDLGAGVASLTHMARLAPDFIKADRSLVEQVHRRPYQAALLNALSHFAERMCIGFIAEGIETLEELQAILDADVPWGQGYVLGQPWPTQPRPLVGSIAASES, encoded by the coding sequence ATGCCCAAGGGCATTCTGGAAAGCATGTTGAGTGGCGAAGGCATCATCGTGCCGCACGTGCAGCCCATGTACCGGCTCAGCGACAACCGACTCATGGCCCGCGAGTACCTCGCCCGGCACATCGATGCCGATGGCCGTGCTCATGCGGTAGGCCCGCTGCTGCAGGATCCGGCGCTCAGTCCCACGGACCGGCTCCTTCTGGATTTGAAATTCCTAGAATCCACCTTTCAAACCCTGACGCGCACCGGCGACGCCAGCTACCTGCACTTCGTGAATCTAGAACCGGTGAGCCTCGAAGCACCGGGCTTCTGGGAGAGCCTGCCCCGTTGGCTGGAAGCCCTGCCCTTCGCAGCTGAGCGAGTGGTCATGGAATTCACGGAATCGCAAGGCGTCCACGATCTTGAGGCGCTGCAGGGCTACGCGAACCGTCTGCGAGATCTGGGCCTTCAGGTGGCGGTGGATGATCTAGGCGCGGGCGTGGCCAGCCTCACGCACATGGCGCGGCTCGCTCCGGATTTCATCAAGGCCGACCGCAGCCTGGTGGAACAGGTGCACCGCCGCCCCTATCAGGCCGCACTTCTGAACGCCCTCTCGCACTTCGCCGAGCGAATGTGCATCGGCTTCATCGCCGAAGGCATCGAAACCCTGGAAGAACTCCAAGCCATTCTCGACGCGGACGTGCCCTGGGGTCAGGGCTACGTCCTGGGTCAGCCCTGGCCCACGCAGCCCCGGCCTCTCGTGGGTTCTATCGCAGCTTCAGAGAGCTGA
- a CDS encoding UDP-N-acetylmuramoyl-L-alanyl-D-glutamate--2,6-diaminopimelate ligase translates to MNLDTLIDGIATRQSGPDVEVVDLSSDSRDIRQGWAFLALKGEKADGAAFVPQALALGASAVLSEAPVEVPDTVAACTFLADPRLRMAEMARRLHGTPDEHLALIGVTGTNGKTTTTTLIRQLLRGAGIGCGLVGTVLNAAGDQEEEAVRTTPESPAFYRWLRRSVEAGDAASAVEVSSHALCLGRVHGALFKVGVFTNLTQDHLDYHGTLEAYFQAKASLRNQCGRFLVNADDAYGRRLLEGGRCWSYAIDHEADYRATELELGPTGTCFRLQGLQGDFRVESPLLGRFNAYNLLAALAACAEAGFDLNQLLPAVAHLTGAPGRLERVDCGQPFGVMVDYAHTPDALEKLLAEGRRLLPPGARLHVLFGCGGDRDRAKRPLMAAAVAAGADVLWHTSDNPRSEDPERILDDAAPGIPEALRNDASRYHRHADRRATVAQALADCRPGDLLLLAGKGHEPYQEIHGVKHPYSDRAAVEAALGSSQ, encoded by the coding sequence ATGAACCTCGACACCCTCATCGATGGCATCGCCACGCGGCAGTCCGGGCCGGATGTGGAGGTGGTGGATCTCAGCAGCGACAGCCGCGACATCCGGCAGGGCTGGGCCTTCCTGGCCCTCAAGGGCGAAAAGGCGGATGGTGCGGCCTTCGTGCCCCAGGCGCTGGCCTTGGGCGCCAGCGCGGTGCTGAGCGAAGCTCCTGTGGAGGTGCCCGATACCGTGGCCGCCTGCACCTTCCTGGCCGACCCCCGATTGCGCATGGCAGAGATGGCCCGTCGGCTGCACGGCACGCCCGATGAGCATTTGGCGCTCATCGGCGTGACGGGCACCAATGGCAAGACCACCACCACTACCCTCATCCGCCAGCTCCTGCGGGGCGCAGGCATCGGCTGCGGGCTGGTGGGCACGGTGCTCAACGCCGCGGGCGATCAGGAAGAGGAGGCCGTCCGCACCACGCCGGAAAGCCCGGCCTTCTACCGCTGGCTGCGGCGCAGCGTGGAAGCAGGCGATGCGGCCTCGGCGGTGGAGGTGAGCAGCCATGCGCTGTGTCTTGGTCGAGTCCACGGCGCCCTGTTCAAAGTGGGGGTGTTCACCAACCTCACCCAGGATCATCTGGACTACCACGGCACTCTGGAGGCCTATTTCCAGGCCAAGGCGAGCTTGAGGAACCAATGCGGCCGCTTTCTGGTGAACGCCGATGACGCCTATGGCCGCCGTCTGCTGGAAGGCGGACGCTGCTGGAGCTACGCCATCGATCACGAGGCGGATTACCGTGCCACGGAATTGGAACTGGGCCCCACGGGCACCTGCTTCCGCCTGCAGGGGCTGCAGGGCGATTTCCGGGTGGAGAGCCCGCTGCTGGGCCGCTTCAATGCCTACAACCTGCTGGCTGCCCTCGCGGCCTGCGCGGAGGCGGGTTTCGACCTGAACCAGTTGTTGCCTGCAGTTGCCCACCTGACGGGCGCCCCAGGCCGCCTCGAGCGCGTGGATTGTGGCCAGCCTTTCGGAGTCATGGTGGATTACGCCCACACGCCGGATGCCCTGGAAAAGCTGCTGGCCGAGGGGCGGCGACTGCTGCCCCCGGGCGCGCGTCTGCACGTGCTCTTCGGCTGCGGTGGCGACCGGGACCGCGCCAAGCGCCCCCTCATGGCGGCCGCGGTCGCCGCGGGGGCGGACGTGCTTTGGCACACCAGCGACAATCCCCGCAGCGAAGACCCTGAACGCATCCTGGATGACGCCGCGCCGGGCATTCCCGAGGCCCTCCGCAACGACGCTTCCCGCTACCACCGCCACGCCGATCGGCGGGCCACCGTGGCCCAGGCCCTGGCGGACTGCCGCCCCGGCGACCTGCTGCTGCTGGCGGGGAAGGGGCATGAACCCTACCAGGAAATCCACGGCGTGAAGCATCCCTACAGCGATCGCGCCGCGGTGGAAGCCGCCCTGGGAAGCTCGCAGTGA
- a CDS encoding L-threonylcarbamoyladenylate synthase, with amino-acid sequence MTRILRASGADSPVLREAAAILSSGGLVAFPTETVYGLGADGLNADAVAKIYAAKGRPATNPVILHVEGIASAKVLVSHWPEVAQRLAERFWPGPLTLVLPASALVPAIVRAQGPSVALRCPSHRLALALIRAVGRPLAAPSANRSQHLSPTRPEHVASSLGEVVDLILDGGPTEAGLESTILDLSRERPRILRPGPIAPADIEAIIGPVEIWEGAVRAGEAQAAPGMAERHYAPRARLELVEPGTGCLVSEGRRAYVAFGALPLLPEGVRGISLPLDAEAVGTRLYALLHDLDDEGFDRILVEQPPDGEAWMAVRDRLRRASAKGSA; translated from the coding sequence GTGACCCGCATCCTCCGGGCCTCCGGGGCCGATTCGCCGGTGCTGCGGGAAGCCGCAGCCATCCTCTCATCGGGTGGGCTGGTGGCCTTTCCCACCGAGACCGTGTACGGGCTTGGGGCCGACGGGCTGAACGCCGACGCTGTGGCCAAGATCTACGCGGCCAAGGGGCGCCCAGCCACCAATCCGGTGATCCTCCATGTGGAGGGCATCGCCTCGGCGAAGGTGCTCGTTTCGCACTGGCCCGAGGTCGCCCAGCGGTTGGCCGAGCGCTTCTGGCCCGGGCCGCTCACCCTGGTGCTGCCTGCCTCGGCGCTAGTGCCGGCCATCGTGCGGGCGCAGGGCCCCAGCGTGGCGCTGCGCTGCCCATCCCACCGCCTGGCCCTGGCCCTCATCCGCGCCGTGGGCCGTCCCCTGGCCGCGCCCAGCGCCAACCGCAGCCAGCACCTGTCGCCCACCCGCCCCGAACACGTCGCTTCAAGCCTGGGCGAGGTGGTGGATCTGATCCTCGACGGCGGCCCCACCGAAGCGGGGCTGGAATCGACCATCCTCGATCTGAGCAGAGAACGCCCGCGTATCCTGCGGCCGGGGCCCATCGCCCCAGCGGACATCGAGGCCATCATCGGCCCGGTGGAGATCTGGGAAGGCGCCGTGAGGGCCGGGGAAGCGCAGGCGGCGCCGGGCATGGCGGAACGCCACTACGCACCCCGCGCGCGGCTGGAGCTGGTGGAACCAGGAACGGGCTGCCTCGTATCCGAAGGTCGCAGAGCCTACGTGGCTTTCGGCGCGCTGCCCCTGCTGCCTGAAGGGGTGCGGGGGATCAGCCTGCCCCTAGATGCCGAAGCGGTGGGGACACGCCTGTATGCGTTGCTGCACGACCTGGACGACGAAGGCTTCGACCGTATCTTGGTGGAGCAGCCCCCGGATGGCGAAGCCTGGATGGCGGTCCGGGATCGGTTGCGGCGGGCATCTGCAAAGGGGTCGGCATGA